In Dehalococcoidia bacterium, the genomic window CGCCGACCAGGATCGGCAAGTGCGCCTGCACCGGCTTCGGCGAAAGGGGGGCGTTCCTTACCTTGTAGTACCGGCCGTCGAAGTCCGTGTGCTCGTTGTCGAAGAGGCTGCGGATGATCTGCACCGCCTCCTCCAGGCGCCGCAGGCGGCCGCCCGGCGTGTAGTAGGGGATGCCGTAGGCCTCGTGCTCGTTCTGTTGCCAGCCGGCGCCGATGCCCAGGACACAACGGCCGCCGCTGATTATGTCGACTTGCGCCGCCTGCTTGGCCAGCACGCAGGGGTTTCTGTAGGTGTTACCGGTCACAAGGCTCCCCAGCCGGATACGCGGCACACGCGCCGCGAGGCCGGCGAGCACCGTCCACACCTCCTGGGTGGGACCCGTGTTCTCCGGCCTGTTGGGCATGAAGTGGTCGGCAATCCAGAGGCCGTCCCAGCCGCTAGCGGCGACGTGCTCGGCCTCGTCCAGAAGGTCGGCCCACGGGGCAGCCGAGCCCGGCCAGGCGCTGAACTTCAAAGAAAACTCGCTTCCAGGGCCCGGTTCAGCGGACCATTAGCGCCCCACCCAGGGCGAGCGTCCTGTCGGTCTCGCTGGGCCCGGGCTCCTCGCCGAGGTCCGTGCTCCAGGTGCGGAGCCAGGGCAG contains:
- a CDS encoding TIGR03560 family F420-dependent LLM class oxidoreductase; this translates as MKFSAWPGSAAPWADLLDEAEHVAASGWDGLWIADHFMPNRPENTGPTQEVWTVLAGLAARVPRIRLGSLVTGNTYRNPCVLAKQAAQVDIISGGRCVLGIGAGWQQNEHEAYGIPYYTPGGRLRRLEEAVQIIRSLFDNEHTDFDGRYYKVRNAPLSPKPVQAHLPILVGGGGEKVTMRIAAQYADEWNTWGTPETLARKIKVLEEHCERSGRDPKSIRRSAQAVITISNDPAVIERARAGGGFASIAGSLEEVRDQIGRYAEAGLDEFIVPDFNLGREVGRRKEGLDRFIEDVAPAFR